A region from the Ichthyobacterium seriolicida genome encodes:
- a CDS encoding KpsF/GutQ family sugar-phosphate isomerase codes for MKKKIDIIKIAREAILLQARSIEMLIPNLTDDLQGAVNLIHQSKGRVIITGIGKSANIALKIVATLNSTGTPSVFMHAADAIHGDLGIIQKRDVIICISKSGESPEMQVLAPLIRERGNKIISITGNPNSYLARKSKYVLNTSVEKEACINNLAPTCSTTAQLVMGDVLAVCLEELNGFSTEDFARYHPGGTLGKKLYLRAIDIIENNFKPSVNPDDPISKVILEVSSKRLGVTAVTINDQIIGIITDGDIRRMLENTDNFLNLRARDIMSHSPHCISPDLLAVNAIKIMKEKKITHILVAKDTHYLGVIHLHDIIKEGLS; via the coding sequence GTGAAAAAAAAAATAGATATAATAAAAATAGCAAGAGAAGCTATACTATTACAGGCTCGATCTATAGAGATGTTAATTCCTAACCTGACAGATGATTTGCAAGGAGCTGTAAATCTAATACACCAGTCTAAAGGAAGAGTGATAATAACTGGAATAGGCAAAAGCGCTAACATAGCTTTGAAAATAGTAGCCACATTAAATTCTACTGGAACACCTTCTGTATTTATGCACGCTGCCGATGCCATACACGGTGATTTGGGAATCATACAAAAACGAGACGTTATTATTTGTATTTCAAAAAGTGGAGAGTCTCCAGAAATGCAAGTCTTAGCTCCTTTAATAAGAGAAAGAGGCAATAAAATTATCTCCATTACTGGTAATCCAAATTCCTATTTAGCGAGAAAATCCAAATACGTTTTAAATACTTCTGTAGAAAAAGAAGCTTGTATAAACAACTTAGCACCTACTTGTAGCACCACTGCCCAACTAGTTATGGGGGATGTTTTAGCCGTCTGTTTAGAGGAGTTAAATGGCTTTTCTACTGAAGATTTCGCTAGATATCATCCAGGTGGAACACTGGGTAAAAAACTGTATTTGAGAGCTATAGATATCATTGAAAACAATTTTAAGCCAAGTGTAAACCCAGATGATCCCATAAGTAAAGTTATTTTAGAGGTATCTAGCAAGAGATTAGGAGTGACTGCTGTAACTATAAACGATCAAATCATTGGAATAATTACAGATGGAGACATCCGTAGAATGTTGGAAAATACAGATAATTTCTTAAATCTAAGAGCAAGAGATATAATGAGTCATTCACCTCATTGTATCTCTCCTGACTTACTAGCTGTAAACGCCATAAAAATAATGAAAGAAAAAAAAATTACACATATTTTGGTAGCTAAAGACACCCATTACTTAGGCGTGATACACTTGCACGATATAATAAAGGAAGGTCTTTCTTAA
- the tatC gene encoding twin-arginine translocase subunit TatC: MSDNSNMPFLKHIEVLRWHFIRSIIAVFICSIIAFLGKNFIFDTIVFGPKDPNFLTYRVLCSISKIIGIDDAMCIDEIPFIIQNRTMTGQFSSHIWVSLISGFIIAFPYVIFELWSFLKPGFSKKEKKYSSYIILSSSFLFMAGVLFGYYLITPLSITFLASYTISPQISNEIDITSYISTISTIVLASAIIFQLPVIVYFLTKIGLLSPSIMKKYNRHVIVVMLIISAVITPPDVASQILVCLPLMALYQFSILICKIVLKREKK; encoded by the coding sequence ATGTCTGACAACTCCAATATGCCTTTTCTAAAACATATAGAAGTGCTGAGATGGCACTTTATACGTTCGATAATAGCTGTGTTTATATGTTCTATTATAGCTTTTTTAGGTAAAAATTTTATATTCGATACAATCGTCTTTGGACCTAAAGACCCAAACTTTTTAACTTATAGGGTGCTCTGCAGTATTTCTAAAATCATAGGGATTGATGATGCTATGTGCATAGATGAAATTCCTTTCATAATACAGAATAGAACTATGACAGGACAATTTTCATCACATATTTGGGTTTCTCTTATATCTGGATTTATAATAGCTTTTCCCTACGTAATATTCGAATTATGGAGTTTTTTAAAACCAGGGTTTTCAAAAAAAGAAAAGAAATACAGTTCGTATATAATACTATCAAGCTCTTTTTTATTTATGGCAGGTGTATTATTTGGATATTATCTAATCACTCCACTATCTATAACTTTCTTAGCTAGCTATACAATTAGTCCCCAAATCTCTAATGAAATAGATATCACTTCCTATATAAGTACTATTTCCACAATTGTTTTAGCTTCGGCTATAATCTTCCAGCTACCAGTGATAGTATATTTCCTGACTAAAATAGGCTTGCTTTCACCTAGTATTATGAAAAAATATAATAGACACGTCATAGTTGTGATGTTGATTATCTCTGCTGTAATAACCCCTCCCGATGTAGCTAGCCAAATATTAGTATGCTTGCCATTAATGGCTTTATATCAATTCAGTATACTAATATGTAAAATAGTATTAAAAAGAGAAAAAAAATAA
- a CDS encoding RecQ family ATP-dependent DNA helicase encodes MDIKQPVSLKQRIDLKLKLKDYFGFDSFNENQEEIITSLLDGNDVFVLMPTGGGKSMCFQLPALISEGTAIIISPLIALMKNQMDSIRSISERDGVVHVLNSLLSKSELEDVKRDIRNGVTKLVYISPESLTKQENIEFFKSVNISFFAVDEAHCISEWGHDFRPEYRTLKPITESIANVPIMVLTATATPKVQEDIQKNLGMDNAKVFKSSFNRPNLYYEVRHKSNTESQIVKFIHSKKGESGIIYCSSRKKVDEISELLNVNGITAVSYHAGLDAKTRAKNQDMFIMEDVDVVVATVAFGMGIDKPDVRYVIHHSMPKSLESYYQETGRAGRDGGEGHCLAFYDYEDMEKIERFLNKKSISEREVGLHLLQEVVSFCETSISRRKFLLHYFGEYFDEINGKGADMDDNARFKKKQIEVKDEIHLLLDAISKTFEQYKAKEIIYILMGKSNSVTKAHKVQLLDVYKKGEHRDEKFWKAACRQAIVRDLLKKNIEEYGKLKLTEKGRNFLTYKPSFTMAEDHDYTKASNTVSQKSNVGDKNLLIPLKSLRKEMSKKLGIPPFAIFQDSSLDDMCVQYPTTIKQLIGIYGVGEGKAKKFGEQFVNLISDYVKENDILRPDDIVVKSAVNKSVLKVYIIKNTDKKLLLEDIAKAKGISMDNLLSEIERIVNSGTNININYAIADILDEDQVEEIYDYFLNSEDDSIEKALKEFDGEYSEEEIRMVRIKFINEVAN; translated from the coding sequence GTGGATATAAAACAACCAGTCTCTCTAAAGCAGAGAATAGATTTAAAATTAAAATTAAAAGATTATTTCGGATTTGATTCCTTTAATGAAAACCAAGAAGAGATTATAACAAGTTTGTTAGACGGCAACGATGTTTTTGTTTTAATGCCTACTGGTGGGGGCAAGTCCATGTGTTTTCAACTGCCAGCTTTGATTTCAGAGGGGACGGCCATAATTATTTCTCCCCTTATAGCCCTGATGAAAAATCAAATGGATTCTATAAGAAGTATCTCTGAAAGAGATGGAGTGGTTCATGTTTTAAATTCACTATTGAGTAAATCTGAACTCGAAGATGTGAAAAGAGATATAAGAAATGGGGTTACTAAGTTGGTATATATCTCTCCAGAATCTCTTACTAAGCAAGAAAATATAGAGTTCTTTAAATCTGTTAATATTTCGTTTTTTGCTGTAGATGAGGCTCACTGTATATCTGAGTGGGGACATGATTTTAGACCCGAGTATAGAACCTTAAAGCCTATTACAGAAAGTATTGCCAATGTTCCTATAATGGTGCTTACCGCTACAGCTACTCCAAAGGTTCAGGAAGACATTCAGAAAAACTTGGGGATGGATAATGCTAAAGTTTTCAAATCTTCTTTTAATAGACCAAATCTCTATTATGAGGTGCGTCATAAATCTAATACGGAATCACAGATAGTTAAATTTATCCATTCCAAAAAAGGCGAATCTGGAATAATATATTGTTCTAGTCGTAAAAAAGTAGATGAGATATCAGAATTACTAAATGTTAATGGTATTACTGCTGTATCTTATCACGCTGGTCTGGATGCTAAGACTCGTGCTAAGAATCAAGATATGTTCATTATGGAAGATGTAGATGTAGTAGTAGCTACTGTAGCTTTTGGTATGGGAATAGATAAGCCTGATGTCAGATATGTAATACATCACTCTATGCCTAAGAGTCTTGAGAGTTATTATCAAGAGACAGGTAGAGCGGGAAGAGATGGAGGGGAAGGACATTGTTTGGCCTTTTACGACTATGAGGATATGGAAAAAATAGAGAGATTCTTGAATAAGAAATCTATTTCTGAAAGAGAGGTGGGTTTGCATTTATTGCAAGAAGTAGTATCTTTCTGCGAGACTTCTATCTCTAGACGAAAATTTTTGCTTCATTACTTTGGAGAATATTTCGATGAGATTAATGGGAAGGGAGCAGATATGGATGACAATGCTAGATTTAAGAAAAAACAAATAGAAGTTAAAGATGAAATACACCTCTTATTAGATGCTATTTCAAAGACCTTTGAGCAATACAAAGCCAAAGAAATAATATACATTCTTATGGGAAAGAGTAATTCAGTTACTAAAGCTCATAAAGTACAACTTTTAGACGTGTATAAAAAAGGGGAACACAGAGATGAAAAGTTTTGGAAAGCAGCTTGTAGACAAGCTATAGTAAGGGATTTGTTGAAAAAAAACATAGAAGAATACGGAAAATTAAAACTGACTGAAAAAGGAAGGAATTTCTTAACCTATAAACCTTCATTTACTATGGCTGAGGATCATGATTACACAAAAGCTTCTAATACTGTTTCACAAAAAAGCAATGTAGGGGATAAAAATTTATTAATTCCACTAAAGTCCTTGAGAAAGGAAATGTCTAAAAAATTAGGTATACCTCCCTTTGCTATTTTTCAAGATTCATCTCTAGATGATATGTGTGTTCAATATCCAACTACTATTAAGCAATTGATAGGTATATACGGTGTAGGAGAGGGGAAAGCTAAAAAATTTGGAGAGCAATTCGTCAATCTTATAAGTGATTATGTCAAAGAGAATGATATCTTGAGACCAGATGACATAGTTGTAAAGTCAGCAGTAAATAAATCTGTATTAAAAGTTTATATCATAAAGAATACGGATAAAAAACTCTTGTTAGAAGATATTGCAAAAGCAAAGGGTATCAGTATGGACAATCTTCTTTCAGAAATAGAGAGAATAGTAAACTCTGGCACCAATATAAATATAAACTATGCCATAGCAGATATTCTAGATGAAGATCAAGTTGAAGAGATATATGACTATTTCTTGAATTCTGAAGATGATAGCATAGAAAAAGCTTTAAAAGAATTCGATGGAGAATACTCTGAAGAAGAGATTAGAATGGTCAGGATAAAGTTCATAAATGAAGTTGCTAACTAA
- a CDS encoding class I SAM-dependent methyltransferase — MYKANKIKDSLRMSYTISKSGSVTPSSKRLALKMISQIDFNKTKLIVELGAGNGCITKYILQKMSKDSILIVFEVDPKMIEILKGIEDHRLIVVNDSAENITTHITKAGKTKADAIISCLPITILPKNLVNNILQKCTEVLGDTGRYVQFQYSPRTFKMLKKYFDILRKDLVLMNIPPAFVMHCSVKKDI, encoded by the coding sequence ATGTATAAAGCAAATAAGATCAAAGATTCCTTAAGGATGTCTTATACCATATCAAAAAGTGGAAGTGTGACACCTAGTTCCAAAAGGTTAGCACTAAAAATGATATCACAAATAGATTTTAATAAAACTAAATTAATAGTTGAACTAGGAGCGGGTAATGGATGTATAACTAAGTACATATTGCAAAAAATGTCTAAGGACAGTATTCTTATAGTTTTTGAGGTAGATCCAAAAATGATCGAGATACTAAAGGGGATAGAAGACCATAGACTTATAGTAGTAAATGATTCTGCTGAAAATATAACAACACATATAACCAAAGCTGGAAAAACAAAGGCTGATGCCATAATATCTTGTTTACCCATAACTATTTTACCTAAAAATTTGGTTAATAATATTTTGCAAAAATGCACAGAAGTTCTAGGAGACACTGGTAGATATGTCCAGTTTCAATATTCTCCAAGAACATTTAAAATGCTTAAAAAATATTTCGATATCCTGAGAAAAGATTTAGTTCTTATGAATATACCTCCTGCATTTGTAATGCATTGCTCTGTTAAAAAAGATATATAG
- a CDS encoding IS1380 family transposase, translated as MRGLYKYVSSLSDRKRIVIDVDSTDDPTHGSQQLSMFNGYYSQFMYNELFFHDGKTGQIILPVLRPGNSHSNKWYVSILKRIIIKIRESHPEMEIIIRSDSGFSCAPFYQLVDDFDLLYVTGIASNEVLKRKVSWSKNAVKKMYLDQGEKHQHFMSFTYKAKSWHKPQQCYSKVESTGLGMNIRHFSSNLPQKDAREIYFDFYVKRGDSSENRIKEVKNMCFSDRLSNHSFLANFFRLMMSSLAYEMFLLLKQKIKKTRFEVAKKWLISSIRTYLLKVGATIKITKRRIYYQLSKSFVYKGLFREIITQ; from the coding sequence ATGCGTGGTTTATACAAATATGTTTCAAGTTTATCTGATCGTAAGAGAATAGTTATTGACGTAGATTCAACTGATGATCCAACTCATGGCAGTCAACAATTGTCAATGTTTAACGGTTATTATAGTCAATTCATGTACAATGAACTATTTTTTCATGATGGAAAAACAGGACAGATTATCCTTCCTGTACTCCGCCCAGGAAATAGTCATTCTAATAAATGGTATGTGAGTATTTTAAAGCGAATAATTATCAAAATACGTGAGAGTCACCCAGAGATGGAAATAATTATTAGAAGTGATAGCGGCTTTAGTTGCGCTCCTTTTTACCAATTAGTAGATGATTTTGATTTACTATATGTGACAGGCATAGCGAGCAATGAAGTTTTAAAAAGAAAGGTATCTTGGTCAAAAAATGCTGTAAAAAAAATGTATTTAGATCAGGGAGAGAAGCACCAACATTTTATGAGTTTTACGTACAAAGCCAAGAGTTGGCACAAGCCTCAACAGTGCTATTCTAAAGTTGAGAGTACAGGATTAGGGATGAACATAAGGCATTTTTCTAGTAATCTTCCCCAAAAGGATGCTAGAGAAATTTACTTTGACTTTTATGTGAAAAGAGGTGATTCAAGTGAAAATAGAATAAAAGAAGTTAAAAATATGTGTTTTTCTGATCGTTTGTCAAATCATAGTTTTCTTGCTAATTTTTTTCGACTTATGATGAGTAGTCTTGCCTATGAAATGTTTTTATTACTGAAACAGAAGATAAAGAAAACAAGATTTGAAGTAGCAAAAAAATGGTTAATCAGTTCGATTAGAACCTATCTTCTCAAGGTAGGAGCAACGATTAAAATTACCAAAAGGCGAATCTATTATCAGCTATCTAAATCTTTTGTTTACAAGGGTTTATTTCGGGAAATTATTACCCAGTAA
- a CDS encoding Maf family nucleotide pyrophosphatase, with protein sequence MVAQDILNGYSIVLASNSIRRHKLLKDMGLSFSIVKKDLEEIYPSDLDIRKVPEYLAELKASHFERDIKESEIIITADTVVILEDEILGKPKDDRQAKVMLEKLSAKTHDVITGVCLVSKKKNKLTFSENTRVTFRSLSCREIDFYIEQWKPFDKSGAYGIQEWLGLIGIERIEGTQSNVLGLPVNTLYKRLKEFSM encoded by the coding sequence ATGGTAGCGCAAGATATTTTAAATGGATATAGTATTGTTTTAGCTTCAAATTCTATCAGAAGACATAAGCTTTTAAAAGATATGGGATTATCTTTTTCCATTGTAAAAAAGGATTTGGAAGAGATATATCCTTCTGATTTGGATATTAGAAAAGTTCCCGAATATCTAGCTGAATTAAAGGCTTCTCATTTTGAGAGAGATATAAAGGAATCGGAGATTATTATCACGGCTGATACGGTTGTGATATTAGAGGATGAAATTTTAGGCAAGCCTAAAGATGACAGACAAGCTAAAGTTATGTTAGAGAAACTTTCGGCTAAGACTCATGATGTTATCACTGGAGTATGTCTTGTTTCTAAGAAGAAGAATAAGCTAACTTTTTCTGAAAATACAAGAGTCACTTTTAGATCTCTTTCTTGCAGAGAAATAGATTTTTATATAGAGCAATGGAAGCCTTTTGATAAATCTGGAGCATATGGAATACAAGAGTGGCTGGGCTTGATAGGAATAGAAAGAATAGAGGGAACACAATCTAATGTTTTGGGATTGCCAGTTAATACTCTTTATAAGAGGTTAAAAGAATTTTCAATGTGA
- a CDS encoding DNA gyrase/topoisomerase IV subunit A, with protein sequence MPDNTIDLSIKNDTSEVTEVSGMYRNWFLDYASYVILERAIPTIEDGLKPVQRRILHSLYELNDGRYNKVANIVGNTMKYHPHGDASIFEATVQLGQKNFLIDTQGNWGNILTGDKAAAARYIEARLSEFALDVVFNPKVTVWQKSYDGRNNEPITLPIKFPLLLAQGVEGIAVGLSTKIMPHNFIELIDASIQNLKGIKTNIYPDFPTKGLADFTDYKDGLRGGKIKMRARISQVGKGILKITEIPYGMTTSSLIESIIKANDKGKVRIKKIEDNTAEDVEILIYLHNSAVEEKIIDALYAFTDCELSLSPISCVIENEKPVFLGVSEILYKSTENTKQLLYRELEIKLEDLREQWHFSTLERIFIVRKIYRNIEEKDTWEDVISAIDKGLKPYVKQLIRDITKEDIVKLTEIRIKRISKFDIDKSETYIKNIEKQIKETEYNLKNIVDFTIQYFTRIKTKYKNVYKGRKTEIKTFDNIDIFDVAISNTKLYFNKTEGFIGTSLKDESFALECSDIDDIIVFKKDGTFLVTKVDSKTFVGKDIIHIQVFKKGNSQNVYNVIYEDGETGISYKKRFNVLSVTRDKEYDITQGTKGSKVIYFSANPKSETEVVTVHLKKKYTLMKSKFEVDFSQLSIKGKNVKGNIVTKYSINKIKLK encoded by the coding sequence ATGCCAGATAACACAATAGACCTAAGCATTAAAAATGATACTTCGGAAGTAACCGAAGTATCGGGCATGTATAGAAATTGGTTTTTAGATTACGCCTCATATGTTATTTTAGAAAGAGCTATTCCCACCATAGAAGATGGCTTAAAGCCTGTACAGCGACGTATATTGCATTCGTTGTACGAGCTAAACGATGGGCGCTATAATAAGGTTGCAAATATAGTGGGCAACACTATGAAATATCATCCTCATGGAGATGCTTCTATATTTGAAGCTACAGTGCAGCTGGGTCAAAAAAACTTTCTAATAGATACCCAGGGAAACTGGGGGAACATACTCACAGGAGATAAGGCAGCAGCAGCTAGGTATATAGAAGCCAGATTATCTGAATTTGCCTTAGACGTGGTTTTTAATCCTAAGGTAACAGTATGGCAAAAATCTTATGACGGCAGAAATAATGAGCCGATTACTTTGCCTATCAAATTCCCATTACTTTTAGCTCAAGGAGTCGAAGGTATTGCCGTTGGCTTGTCCACTAAAATCATGCCTCATAATTTTATAGAGTTAATAGATGCTTCAATACAAAATCTCAAGGGGATAAAGACAAATATATATCCTGATTTCCCCACAAAAGGACTGGCAGATTTCACAGATTATAAAGATGGATTAAGAGGTGGGAAAATAAAGATGAGAGCCAGAATATCTCAAGTAGGCAAGGGGATTTTAAAAATAACTGAAATCCCTTATGGGATGACAACTTCCTCATTGATAGAGTCTATAATAAAGGCAAATGATAAGGGGAAAGTCAGAATAAAAAAAATAGAGGACAATACAGCTGAGGATGTAGAGATATTAATATACTTACATAACAGTGCTGTAGAAGAGAAAATTATAGATGCTCTATATGCTTTTACAGATTGTGAACTATCCTTATCTCCTATTTCTTGTGTCATAGAAAATGAAAAGCCCGTTTTTTTGGGTGTTTCTGAAATACTTTATAAATCCACGGAAAACACCAAACAGCTGCTATATAGAGAATTGGAAATTAAGTTGGAAGATTTGAGAGAACAATGGCATTTTTCGACCTTGGAGAGGATATTTATAGTCAGGAAAATATATAGAAATATAGAAGAAAAAGACACTTGGGAAGATGTTATCTCTGCCATAGATAAGGGATTAAAACCCTATGTAAAACAATTAATTAGAGATATAACCAAAGAGGATATAGTAAAATTAACTGAAATAAGAATTAAACGAATCTCTAAATTTGATATTGATAAATCTGAGACCTACATAAAGAATATAGAAAAACAGATAAAAGAAACTGAATATAACTTAAAAAATATTGTAGACTTTACAATACAGTACTTCACTAGGATTAAAACCAAATACAAAAATGTATATAAAGGGCGCAAAACTGAGATAAAAACATTTGACAATATAGATATATTCGATGTAGCTATTTCTAATACCAAATTATATTTCAATAAAACAGAAGGATTTATAGGAACTTCTTTAAAAGATGAATCTTTTGCTTTGGAATGCTCAGATATAGATGATATTATCGTGTTTAAAAAGGATGGAACTTTTTTAGTTACCAAAGTAGATAGTAAAACCTTTGTGGGCAAGGATATAATACATATACAAGTATTTAAGAAAGGAAATAGCCAAAATGTATACAATGTCATATATGAAGATGGCGAGACAGGTATTTCATATAAAAAACGATTTAATGTATTGTCTGTAACACGAGATAAGGAATACGATATAACACAAGGAACTAAAGGATCTAAGGTAATTTACTTTTCAGCAAATCCTAAGAGTGAAACAGAAGTTGTAACTGTACATTTGAAAAAAAAATACACTTTGATGAAATCAAAATTTGAAGTTGATTTTTCACAACTGAGTATAAAGGGAAAAAATGTAAAAGGAAATATAGTGACCAAATACTCAATAAATAAAATAAAGCTCAAATAA
- a CDS encoding DUF5018 domain-containing protein, with product MSDAFFFARIFLSCMLFSILVSSCVNEGGDSKLSSEKNIISFDLIDSINVDKEIISDLKVDTANFTISLNVPYNVVLKDLKPLIDVSKKAKVSTVSGKEVNFELVPDSKPKVYTEEFKVVAEDGSAQKYTVNITKLPSSACSIRSFVLNRSKNKTNIFGNRQARINEDTVPPTVTLRVSENANLNGLMPTIDHTGVSISPMGSSTIFKDKTPVMYTVEAANGRKKEYKVIISKSLSSSSAIESFKFKAEGNNRLRGNIFKEVHGVIDNKNKRVTVMVPYNAVLSELSPEIRGHRNAKVKSLSARNLESADLNYVVTAEDGTTTKYNVHVEKGPEPKISSFKLNADISKNISTEITATIDNASKETSQGEIVLKVPFDADLSSLTPRIVVENSPFAAKLYKAGVVSSNTDIIADFSNSHLNPIQYSVEDSLGGLKIYNVKIYKEPRITDFKFVNTDNNLLDIKTEYVGAIQQGDNMSDDGVITFTVANGTDFSSLKPSYEGINVNTVDGIIPAPFTEIDSETLEAVYAFKYEHFEGYEKRYTLRITKEIAPKLTNCTVQANTDKGFESDVTAEFIHNDDASVGVIRLKFSKDNDNDNDLSGLDPIISVPEDCTLSSFKGEDINESIGNYKFILTKNDTGVQRLYSVEAIKSPYIERLNFTNSNIKWEIDHANDVIRLDLFSLDSEELCLLPTFIAKNGIVAIDDECSYTYDKPIVEPIDFSTEILCKVISTDDPKFTKTYTIIPDLEDR from the coding sequence ATGAGCGACGCATTCTTTTTTGCTAGGATTTTTTTGTCTTGTATGCTATTTTCGATTCTAGTCTCTTCATGTGTTAATGAAGGAGGAGACTCAAAATTGAGTTCTGAAAAAAATATCATCTCATTTGATCTTATAGATTCTATTAATGTTGATAAAGAAATCATATCTGACTTAAAGGTAGATACAGCTAATTTCACCATATCTCTAAACGTTCCATATAATGTTGTTTTAAAAGATTTAAAACCTTTGATAGATGTTTCGAAAAAAGCTAAAGTGTCAACAGTCAGTGGAAAAGAGGTTAATTTTGAACTTGTGCCTGATTCTAAACCTAAGGTCTACACAGAGGAGTTTAAAGTAGTAGCAGAGGACGGAAGCGCTCAAAAATATACTGTAAACATAACTAAGTTGCCTTCTAGTGCCTGTTCCATCAGAAGTTTTGTTTTAAACAGATCTAAAAATAAAACCAATATCTTCGGTAATAGACAAGCTAGGATTAATGAAGACACAGTGCCTCCTACTGTAACTTTACGTGTATCTGAAAATGCCAATCTAAACGGGTTAATGCCTACAATAGATCATACTGGTGTTAGCATTTCACCTATGGGTAGTAGTACTATTTTTAAAGATAAAACTCCAGTTATGTATACAGTAGAGGCTGCTAATGGCAGAAAAAAGGAGTATAAGGTAATAATATCCAAAAGTTTATCTTCTTCTAGTGCAATAGAATCTTTTAAGTTTAAAGCAGAGGGTAATAATCGATTAAGAGGAAATATTTTTAAAGAAGTACATGGTGTTATTGACAATAAAAATAAGAGAGTAACAGTAATGGTTCCTTATAATGCAGTTCTTAGTGAGTTATCTCCAGAGATAAGGGGGCATAGAAATGCAAAGGTTAAAAGTCTATCAGCTAGAAATTTAGAAAGTGCTGATCTAAATTATGTAGTAACAGCTGAAGATGGAACTACGACTAAATACAATGTGCATGTAGAGAAAGGCCCTGAACCTAAAATAAGTAGCTTTAAGCTCAATGCTGATATCTCTAAGAATATTTCAACTGAAATAACTGCCACTATTGACAACGCAAGTAAGGAGACATCTCAGGGAGAAATAGTTTTAAAAGTTCCATTTGACGCAGATTTATCTAGTCTAACTCCTCGTATAGTTGTTGAAAATTCTCCTTTTGCGGCTAAATTATATAAAGCTGGTGTTGTATCTTCCAACACTGATATTATTGCTGATTTTAGTAATTCTCATTTAAATCCTATTCAATATTCTGTTGAGGATTCCCTTGGAGGATTAAAAATTTATAATGTAAAGATCTATAAAGAGCCACGTATAACAGATTTTAAGTTTGTTAATACTGATAATAATCTTTTAGATATAAAAACTGAGTATGTTGGAGCAATCCAACAAGGGGATAATATGTCAGATGATGGAGTTATAACTTTTACAGTTGCAAATGGTACCGATTTCAGTTCTTTAAAACCTTCTTATGAAGGTATTAATGTTAATACTGTTGATGGAATTATTCCAGCTCCTTTCACAGAAATAGATTCTGAAACCCTTGAGGCTGTTTACGCTTTTAAATATGAGCATTTTGAGGGGTATGAGAAACGTTATACCCTAAGAATAACTAAAGAAATTGCCCCAAAGTTGACAAATTGTACAGTGCAAGCTAATACAGATAAGGGTTTCGAAAGTGATGTTACTGCTGAATTTATTCATAATGATGATGCTTCTGTAGGAGTAATAAGGCTGAAATTTTCTAAGGATAATGATAATGATAATGATCTAAGTGGATTAGATCCTATTATTTCTGTTCCAGAGGATTGTACTTTAAGTTCATTTAAGGGTGAGGATATAAATGAAAGTATAGGAAACTATAAATTTATTTTGACTAAAAATGATACAGGAGTTCAGAGATTATACTCTGTAGAGGCAATTAAAAGCCCTTATATCGAAAGATTAAATTTCACTAATTCTAATATAAAATGGGAAATTGATCACGCTAATGATGTGATAAGGCTAGACCTTTTTTCTTTAGATTCAGAAGAGTTGTGTTTGTTGCCTACATTTATAGCAAAAAATGGTATTGTGGCTATTGATGATGAATGTAGTTACACATATGATAAACCTATTGTTGAACCTATTGATTTTAGTACTGAGATACTCTGCAAAGTAATATCTACTGATGATCCAAAATTCACTAAGACATATACTATAATTCCTGATTTAGAAGATCGTTAG
- a CDS encoding transposase, translated as MRNKNTLFYRGKTSVELTFSSSEISSDGSLIMLEKLERDHRLIHYYSKLLPDTRDSRFITYTRKQQLKQRVYMIMLGYEDANDVNHLHNDPLFKDVLQGDLASQPTISRFENSFDKQAVF; from the coding sequence ATGAGGAATAAAAACACATTATTTTATAGAGGGAAAACTTCTGTTGAGTTAACTTTTTCATCATCAGAAATTAGCTCTGATGGATCTTTAATCATGCTTGAAAAACTAGAAAGAGATCATAGATTGATTCATTATTACAGTAAACTTTTGCCTGATACTCGAGACTCTAGATTTATTACTTATACCAGAAAGCAACAGTTAAAACAAAGGGTTTATATGATCATGTTAGGCTATGAAGACGCCAATGATGTTAATCATTTACATAACGATCCTTTATTCAAAGATGTTCTTCAAGGTGATTTGGCTTCTCAACCTACTATATCAAGATTTGAGAATAGCTTTGACAAACAAGCTGTTTTTTAA